One window of the Sparus aurata chromosome 17, fSpaAur1.1, whole genome shotgun sequence genome contains the following:
- the kiaa1143 gene encoding uncharacterized protein KIAA1143 homolog has product MNKNKARGVSWVKPEEPSFLKKFKSDVGYKEGPTVDTKRQEMPTLDDDSGSDREDELPQVVVLKSGDLTAEDVKKIKGKLPAGGADKDDEAPPDGKILFKKPAKRSSSDKFQGITASSSKKKKSDRVENEEEEEEEKKKEVNTGKKVKNNSLLSFGGDEEDEED; this is encoded by the exons ATGAATAAGAATAAGGCCAGAGGCGTGTCATGGGTGAAACCAGAGGAACCGTCCTTTCTGAAGAAGTTTAAAAGTGATGTTGGTTACAAAGAAGGACCGACTGTCGACACCAAG CGCCAGGAGATGCCAACATTGGATGATGACAGCGGAAGTGATCGAGAGGATGAGTTACCTCAAGTTGTGGTCCTAAAAAGTGGAGACCTGACCGCGgaagacgtgaagaagataAAGGGTAAACTGCCTGCTGGAGGCGCAGACAAAG ATGATGAAGCTCCTCCTGATGGGAAAATCTTGTTCAAGAAACCAGCCAAGCGTTCCTCCTCTGACAAATTCCAGGGCATCACCGCCAGCTCcagcaaaaagaagaagagtgaTAGAgtggagaatgaggaggaggaagaggaggagaagaagaaggaggtgaATACTGGAAAGAAAGTCAAAAATAATAGCCTTCTGTCATTTGGAGGggatgaggaggacgaggaggattAA
- the LOC115568075 gene encoding transmembrane protein 42-like codes for MISGTLYALLAGFLGAAASLSAKLSLGADYLREMCESGFSGWTPTHSASVTCDWLHLPLRLLCGGLLFTCNAVMWTFFSKALRHCSSSARATVTTTASNFISSAILGRVIFGEAHAALWWMGISLTLCGLLVLHGSLPQTFPQEDGTKDK; via the exons ATGATATCAGGGACTTTGTACGCGTTGTTAGCGGGGTTCTTGGGTGccgctgcctctctgtctgccaaATTGTCACTGGGTGCAGACTACCTGAGAGAAATGTGTGAGTCCGGGTTCAGCGGCTGGACTCCAACACACAGCGCGAGTGTAACCTGTGACTGG ctccACCTCCCCCTGCGGCTGCTCTGTGGAGGCCTGCTGTTCACATGTAACGCTGTCATGTGGACCTTCTTCTCCAAGGCTCTCCGACACTGCTCTTCTTCAGCCAGGGCCACTGTCACTACCACTGCATCCAACTTCATCTCCTCA GCCATCCTTGGGAGGGTGATTTTTGGAGAGGCCCACGCAGCTCTGTGGTGGATGGgcatctctctcactctgtgtgGACTGCTCGTACTTCACGGATCCTTACCTCAGACGTTTCCACAGGAGGATGGCACAAAGGACAAGTGA
- the zdhhc3a gene encoding palmitoyltransferase ZDHHC3-A isoform X2, with amino-acid sequence MKSPVHRCRDVEHSRGQGGVGAGTNCLQAEQRIPISKDVITSSSASAMWFIRDACGIMCAVITWLLVFYAEFVVLFVMLLPSKNLTYSIVNGTLFNFLAFLALASHLRAMCTDPGAVPKGNATKEYIESLQLKPGQVVYKCPKCCSIKPDRAHHCSVCKRCIRKMDHHCPWVNNCVGENNQKYFVLFTMYIALISLHTLVMVIFHFLNCFEDDWTRNRASEGGDRKVGKGAMPGGHADGVWRPIISVLVQPLLRAELQEEPARAHQHPTGGDHRRGCYRNTTGVMLSAVRKTHPQASKDIRNSWTEDFIWLF; translated from the exons ATGAAGAGCCCAGTGCACAGATGCAGGGATGTGGAGCACAGTCGTGGGCAGGGCGGAGTCGGGGCAGGAACCAACTGTCTGCAGGCAGAACAGCGCATCCCTATCTCCAAAGACgtcatcacttcctcctctgcctccgccATGTGGTTCATCAGGGACGCCTGTGGCATTATGTGCGCTGTCATCACCTGGCTGCTGGTGTTTTACGCAGAGTTTGTGGTGCTGTTTGTGATGCTGCTGCCCTCCAAGAATCTGACGTACAGCATTGTGAATGGGACCCTGTTCAACTTTCTGGCCTTTCTTGCCCTCGCATCACACCTCAGGGCCATGTGCACCGACCCC GGGGCGGTGCCAAAAGGGAATGCTACAAAGGAATACATAGAAAGCCTTCAGCTGAAACCAGGGCAGGTGGTCTACAAATGTCCCAAGTGTTGCAGCATCAAGCCTGATAGAGCACACCACTGCAG TGTTTGCAAACGCTGCATACGGAAGATGGACCACCACTGCCCCTGGGTTAATAACTGTGTTGGGGAGAACAACCAAAAGTACTTTGTGCTTTTCACA ATGTACATTGCACTCATCTCTCTTCACACACTGGTCATGGTGATCTTCCATTTCCTTAACTGCTTTGAAGATGATTGGAcaa GGAATCGAGCGTCTGAAGGGGGAGACAGGAAAGTGGGGAAAGGTGCCATGCCGGGAGGCCATGCAGATGGCGTTTGGCGGCCCATTATCTCTGTCCTGGTGCAGCCCCTTCTCAGGGCTGAGCTGCAAGAAGAGCCCGCCAGAGCACATCAGCATCCCACAGGGGGAGATCATCgacgaggatgttatagaaatACCACTGGAGTAATGCTGTCTGCAGTCAGGAAGACTCATCCACAAGCGAGTAAAGACATTCGCAATTCGTGGACAGAAGACTTCATTTGGCTTTTTTAG
- the zdhhc3a gene encoding palmitoyltransferase ZDHHC3-A isoform X1, with product MKSPVHRCRDVEHSRGQGGVGAGTNCLQAEQRIPISKDVITSSSASAMWFIRDACGIMCAVITWLLVFYAEFVVLFVMLLPSKNLTYSIVNGTLFNFLAFLALASHLRAMCTDPGAVPKGNATKEYIESLQLKPGQVVYKCPKCCSIKPDRAHHCSVCKRCIRKMDHHCPWVNNCVGENNQKYFVLFTMYIALISLHTLVMVIFHFLNCFEDDWTKCSSFSPPATVILLILLCFEGLLFLIFTSVMFGTQVHSICTDETGIERLKGETGKWGKVPCREAMQMAFGGPLSLSWCSPFSGLSCKKSPPEHISIPQGEIIDEDVIEIPLE from the exons ATGAAGAGCCCAGTGCACAGATGCAGGGATGTGGAGCACAGTCGTGGGCAGGGCGGAGTCGGGGCAGGAACCAACTGTCTGCAGGCAGAACAGCGCATCCCTATCTCCAAAGACgtcatcacttcctcctctgcctccgccATGTGGTTCATCAGGGACGCCTGTGGCATTATGTGCGCTGTCATCACCTGGCTGCTGGTGTTTTACGCAGAGTTTGTGGTGCTGTTTGTGATGCTGCTGCCCTCCAAGAATCTGACGTACAGCATTGTGAATGGGACCCTGTTCAACTTTCTGGCCTTTCTTGCCCTCGCATCACACCTCAGGGCCATGTGCACCGACCCC GGGGCGGTGCCAAAAGGGAATGCTACAAAGGAATACATAGAAAGCCTTCAGCTGAAACCAGGGCAGGTGGTCTACAAATGTCCCAAGTGTTGCAGCATCAAGCCTGATAGAGCACACCACTGCAG TGTTTGCAAACGCTGCATACGGAAGATGGACCACCACTGCCCCTGGGTTAATAACTGTGTTGGGGAGAACAACCAAAAGTACTTTGTGCTTTTCACA ATGTACATTGCACTCATCTCTCTTCACACACTGGTCATGGTGATCTTCCATTTCCTTAACTGCTTTGAAGATGATTGGAcaa AGTGCAGTTCCTTTTCTCCTCCAGCAACAGTCATCCTCCTTATACTCCTGTGCTTTGAgggtctcctcttcctcatcttcacCTCTGTGATGTTCGGCACCCAGGTCCACTCCATTTGTACCGACGAGACA GGAATCGAGCGTCTGAAGGGGGAGACAGGAAAGTGGGGAAAGGTGCCATGCCGGGAGGCCATGCAGATGGCGTTTGGCGGCCCATTATCTCTGTCCTGGTGCAGCCCCTTCTCAGGGCTGAGCTGCAAGAAGAGCCCGCCAGAGCACATCAGCATCCCACAGGGGGAGATCATCgacgaggatgttatagaaatACCACTGGAGTAA
- the zdhhc3a gene encoding palmitoyltransferase ZDHHC3-A isoform X4, whose amino-acid sequence MKSPVHRCRDVEHSRGQGGVGAGTNCLQAEQRIPISKDVITSSSASAMWFIRDACGIMCAVITWLLVFYAEFVVLFVMLLPSKNLTYSIVNGTLFNFLAFLALASHLRAMCTDPGAVPKGNATKEYIESLQLKPGQVVYKCPKCCSIKPDRAHHCSVCKRCIRKMDHHCPWVNNCVGENNQKYFVLFTMYIALISLHTLVMVIFHFLNCFEDDWTKCSSFSPPATVILLILLCFEGLLFLIFTSVMFGTQVHSICTDETLSEADNSL is encoded by the exons ATGAAGAGCCCAGTGCACAGATGCAGGGATGTGGAGCACAGTCGTGGGCAGGGCGGAGTCGGGGCAGGAACCAACTGTCTGCAGGCAGAACAGCGCATCCCTATCTCCAAAGACgtcatcacttcctcctctgcctccgccATGTGGTTCATCAGGGACGCCTGTGGCATTATGTGCGCTGTCATCACCTGGCTGCTGGTGTTTTACGCAGAGTTTGTGGTGCTGTTTGTGATGCTGCTGCCCTCCAAGAATCTGACGTACAGCATTGTGAATGGGACCCTGTTCAACTTTCTGGCCTTTCTTGCCCTCGCATCACACCTCAGGGCCATGTGCACCGACCCC GGGGCGGTGCCAAAAGGGAATGCTACAAAGGAATACATAGAAAGCCTTCAGCTGAAACCAGGGCAGGTGGTCTACAAATGTCCCAAGTGTTGCAGCATCAAGCCTGATAGAGCACACCACTGCAG TGTTTGCAAACGCTGCATACGGAAGATGGACCACCACTGCCCCTGGGTTAATAACTGTGTTGGGGAGAACAACCAAAAGTACTTTGTGCTTTTCACA ATGTACATTGCACTCATCTCTCTTCACACACTGGTCATGGTGATCTTCCATTTCCTTAACTGCTTTGAAGATGATTGGAcaa AGTGCAGTTCCTTTTCTCCTCCAGCAACAGTCATCCTCCTTATACTCCTGTGCTTTGAgggtctcctcttcctcatcttcacCTCTGTGATGTTCGGCACCCAGGTCCACTCCATTTGTACCGACGAGACA CTTTCTGAAGCAGACAACTCTTTATAA
- the zdhhc3a gene encoding palmitoyltransferase ZDHHC3-A isoform X3 — protein sequence MKSPVHRCRDVEHSRGQGGVGAGTNCLQAEQRIPISKDVITSSSASAMWFIRDACGIMCAVITWLLVFYAEFVVLFVMLLPSKNLTYSIVNGTLFNFLAFLALASHLRAMCTDPGAVPKGNATKEYIESLQLKPGQVVYKCPKCCSIKPDRAHHCSVCKRCIRKMDHHCPWVNNCVGENNQKYFVLFTMYIALISLHTLVMVIFHFLNCFEDDWTKCSSFSPPATVILLILLCFEGLLFLIFTSVMFGTQVHSICTDETGIEQLKKEERRWAKKTKWMNMRAVFGHPFSLLWFSPFSTPDHGKAETYQYVV from the exons ATGAAGAGCCCAGTGCACAGATGCAGGGATGTGGAGCACAGTCGTGGGCAGGGCGGAGTCGGGGCAGGAACCAACTGTCTGCAGGCAGAACAGCGCATCCCTATCTCCAAAGACgtcatcacttcctcctctgcctccgccATGTGGTTCATCAGGGACGCCTGTGGCATTATGTGCGCTGTCATCACCTGGCTGCTGGTGTTTTACGCAGAGTTTGTGGTGCTGTTTGTGATGCTGCTGCCCTCCAAGAATCTGACGTACAGCATTGTGAATGGGACCCTGTTCAACTTTCTGGCCTTTCTTGCCCTCGCATCACACCTCAGGGCCATGTGCACCGACCCC GGGGCGGTGCCAAAAGGGAATGCTACAAAGGAATACATAGAAAGCCTTCAGCTGAAACCAGGGCAGGTGGTCTACAAATGTCCCAAGTGTTGCAGCATCAAGCCTGATAGAGCACACCACTGCAG TGTTTGCAAACGCTGCATACGGAAGATGGACCACCACTGCCCCTGGGTTAATAACTGTGTTGGGGAGAACAACCAAAAGTACTTTGTGCTTTTCACA ATGTACATTGCACTCATCTCTCTTCACACACTGGTCATGGTGATCTTCCATTTCCTTAACTGCTTTGAAGATGATTGGAcaa AGTGCAGTTCCTTTTCTCCTCCAGCAACAGTCATCCTCCTTATACTCCTGTGCTTTGAgggtctcctcttcctcatcttcacCTCTGTGATGTTCGGCACCCAGGTCCACTCCATTTGTACCGACGAGACA GGCATAGAGCAGttgaaaaaggaagagagaagatGGGCTAAAAAAACTAAGTGGATGAACATGAGGGCAGTATTTGGACACCCTTTCTCCTTATTGTGGTTTAGTCCCTTCTCCACCCCTGACCATGGGAAGGCTGAGACCTACCAATATGTGGTGTAG